AGTTCGTGGTTGGTGGGGTACCTGTCGAGCCGTGCTCGTGACCAGAAGTCGAGAGCGTGTTCGCGGTCATCGGGGTGAATGAGGTCAGCGAAGCCCCACCCGAGGAGCGCGTCTGCATCGAGCCCACAGTGCTGGGCGAGGGCGCGGTTGACGAAGATCGTCGCGCCGCTGGCGTCACTCACGTACGCGGGGAGCGCCAAGGCGTCCAGCAGCTGGAAGTGCGAGGGCGCCGTGGGCCGGTCCGGCATCGGTCGAGCATATCAGACGGTTCGCACCGCACGGA
Above is a window of Deinococcus malanensis DNA encoding:
- a CDS encoding PAS domain-containing protein, with the translated sequence MPDRPTAPSHFQLLDALALPAYVSDASGATIFVNRALAQHCGLDADALLGWGFADLIHPDDREHALDFWSRARLDRYPTNHELRLRTNNGIYRQHCVKSQPTFHEEHLAYMVSTLHDIHASKDTEARLTVLRLIT